Proteins encoded together in one Bombus affinis isolate iyBomAffi1 chromosome 2, iyBomAffi1.2, whole genome shotgun sequence window:
- the LOC126923982 gene encoding 28S ribosomal protein S24, mitochondrial, translated as MSLIPYLRPILINQNNVTKRYLHVSTVLHKVQAGRYRPKPKVEQPLTYEMAYPPHEIAAKKSWNSWNTSNIKDGNRPSETTIEDLFIRNFVEGTWHGLFASEIIIKRQHNIIRIAGLVIRGITPTRMHFLLGYTEELLSLWLHCPVKMEIVTIKSKGDVIYKVI; from the exons ATGAGTTTAATACCATATCTACGTCCT aTATTAATTAATCAAAATAATGTTACGAAAAGGTATTTACATGTCAGCACAGTACTTCATAAAGTACAAGCTGGACGTTATAGGCCAAAACCAAAGGTAGAGCAACCATTGACATATGAAATGGCATATCCACCACATGAAATTGCTGCTAAAAAGTCATGGAACTCATGGAATACAT caAATATAAAGGATGGTAATAGGCCATCAGAAACTACTATAGAAGATTTGTTTATTCGAAATTTTGTAGAAGGAACTTGGCATGGATTGTTTGCAAGTGAGATAATTATTAAGCGTCAACACAACATCATAAGGATCGCTGGTCTTGTTATACGTGGTATAACACCCACTAGAATGCACTTTTTACTTGGTTATACTGAAGAACTTTTGAGCCTTTGGTTACATTGTCCAGTAAAGATGGAAATAGTAACAATAAAAAGCAAAGGTGATgttatatataaagttatttaa